The Candidatus Methylacidiphilales bacterium genome contains a region encoding:
- a CDS encoding FkbM family methyltransferase — MNLDYKLVQLRYFLRCYKLYGLRNALKIMLRTAACRGERTITLPGGLRFTFRGKQDVGVITHFCKEGYFIEDSPQKRIHTIIDGGANIGDETARFRLHHPASIIVAIEPEESNFFILKKNFGAVPGIHLLKGGLWSSKCHLQVIPPIDGNPESFSVAETQASENSVDAYSIDSIMDMMGWGEIDILKLDIEGSEYELFTKNCLKWIDKINALIFEVPDSDRPGTTQEIYRALGDRAYDTYLCGENIILIKRGLPWTCRKVIGLSETRLNENFKLTLMHQLLVCIKNWRLSFFYSIIRCKHETLKTLGEKWTWTIDPTNLGADSVVYCAGAGDDISFEKDLVRHCNCNVIVLDPSPTGKHTMSLPENKGSKIIFEPYGLADKDAVFTFDVPDDPTGASYALSDTTQVRATNQPVTNFSCLSLPTLMKKYGHDHIDLLKMDIEGFEYGIIDQIIALKIPIRQICVEFHHFLLPQFSNIDTVRSIFRLRKNGFRLIYRKNWDHTFLLR, encoded by the coding sequence ATGAATTTGGATTACAAGCTTGTGCAACTACGGTATTTTCTTCGCTGTTACAAGCTTTACGGCTTACGGAATGCGCTAAAAATCATGTTGCGTACTGCAGCCTGCCGGGGCGAACGCACCATTACCCTGCCGGGCGGATTGCGCTTCACCTTCAGAGGGAAACAAGATGTCGGCGTCATCACGCATTTTTGTAAAGAAGGTTATTTTATAGAAGATTCTCCCCAAAAGAGAATCCACACCATAATTGACGGAGGAGCAAACATCGGCGATGAAACCGCAAGATTCCGCCTTCATCATCCCGCGTCAATCATTGTTGCAATCGAACCTGAAGAATCCAATTTTTTTATTTTAAAAAAAAACTTTGGGGCCGTGCCCGGGATTCATTTGCTCAAAGGCGGGTTGTGGTCGTCAAAGTGTCATCTTCAGGTTATCCCGCCTATCGACGGAAATCCCGAGTCATTTTCTGTAGCCGAAACTCAAGCTTCAGAAAATTCTGTGGATGCCTACAGCATCGATTCCATCATGGATATGATGGGATGGGGTGAAATTGATATTCTAAAACTTGATATCGAAGGTTCAGAATACGAATTATTCACAAAAAATTGTTTGAAATGGATCGATAAAATTAATGCCCTCATTTTTGAAGTTCCAGATTCCGATCGTCCTGGAACAACACAGGAAATCTATCGCGCCCTGGGAGATCGCGCATACGATACCTATCTATGTGGAGAAAATATAATTCTGATCAAGCGCGGGCTGCCATGGACCTGCAGAAAAGTGATTGGTCTTTCAGAGACGCGGCTCAATGAAAACTTCAAGTTAACACTTATGCATCAACTTCTTGTTTGTATTAAGAATTGGAGATTATCTTTTTTTTATTCGATTATCAGATGCAAACATGAAACTCTAAAAACACTTGGGGAAAAATGGACTTGGACAATCGATCCGACAAATCTGGGGGCTGATAGTGTTGTTTATTGTGCAGGAGCAGGTGACGATATTTCGTTTGAAAAAGATTTGGTAAGGCATTGTAACTGCAATGTTATCGTTTTGGATCCATCACCTACAGGTAAACATACCATGTCTCTGCCTGAAAACAAGGGATCCAAAATCATATTTGAGCCATACGGTCTTGCCGATAAAGACGCAGTATTCACCTTTGACGTTCCAGATGATCCCACCGGGGCATCTTATGCCCTTTCTGATACAACCCAAGTTCGTGCCACCAATCAACCTGTGACAAATTTTTCATGTCTATCGTTGCCTACATTAATGAAAAAATATGGGCATGATCATATCGATTTACTCAAGATGGACATCGAGGGCTTTGAATACGGGATTATCGACCAAATTATTGCACTTAAAATACCTATAAGACAAATTTGCGTTGAATTTCATCATTTCTTATTACCCCAATTCTCAAATATAGATACTGTAAGAAGTATCTTCAGATTAAGAAAGAACGGCTTTCGCCTTATATATAGAAAAAACTGGGACCATACATTTCTCTTGAGATAA
- a CDS encoding glycosyltransferase family 4 protein encodes MRVVHICNLPLPENHPEYGRISCHPGRWVLNLALAQKRHTDIDPILVVQVPGSTRNYLAQIEGIDVHYLAAPDTLRSATLFQFDARRMGSYALKLKPDLVHAHGTEDAYALAAQFTGLPYLVTAQGCYFIINRHLKPRLISRAKAVEFCEWLALRKTTHVIAKSDYVARLLQERFPHLQIHRIPNTFDPRLLEIDPVQPREPHSVAFVGTIDHRKGFHLIREALESSTELQSTISLHVFGNKSASASPYEHSELEKMRTLLRDRLVLHGIRPALEVAEALARCRLLVAPSLEEMFGNQVIEALLVGTPAIVTEGTAMAENIRKFGHGSVVAQKDTAELASAIERYFWDFDPAVSAVTRSRMIQALGPEAVAKKHLELCRSILNKAPLTPDRNHA; translated from the coding sequence GTGCGCGTCGTTCATATCTGTAATCTGCCACTACCGGAAAATCACCCCGAATACGGGAGAATATCATGCCACCCCGGACGCTGGGTCCTGAATCTCGCCCTGGCCCAAAAGAGACACACCGACATCGATCCGATTTTGGTCGTTCAGGTTCCTGGGAGTACCCGTAATTACCTCGCTCAAATTGAAGGGATTGATGTCCATTATCTGGCCGCCCCGGATACGCTGCGCTCAGCCACTCTCTTCCAATTCGACGCCCGGCGCATGGGTTCCTATGCTCTCAAACTCAAACCCGATTTGGTCCATGCGCATGGCACCGAAGACGCCTACGCATTAGCCGCCCAATTCACCGGACTGCCCTATCTTGTCACCGCCCAAGGCTGCTATTTCATCATCAACCGCCACCTGAAACCGCGCCTCATCAGCCGCGCCAAAGCGGTTGAATTTTGCGAATGGCTGGCTCTCCGCAAAACCACGCATGTCATTGCCAAAAGCGACTATGTGGCCCGCCTGCTCCAGGAACGCTTCCCCCATCTACAGATTCACCGCATACCCAACACTTTCGACCCGAGGCTGCTTGAAATTGATCCTGTACAACCACGCGAACCGCATTCCGTTGCGTTTGTGGGCACCATCGACCACAGGAAGGGATTTCACCTGATCCGTGAAGCCCTCGAAAGTTCCACGGAACTGCAATCCACCATCTCCTTGCACGTTTTTGGAAACAAATCCGCATCAGCGTCCCCATACGAGCATTCCGAGCTTGAAAAAATGAGGACTCTCTTGCGGGACCGTCTGGTACTCCACGGCATCCGCCCTGCTTTGGAAGTTGCCGAAGCTCTTGCCAGATGCCGCCTGTTGGTGGCCCCTTCACTGGAGGAAATGTTCGGCAACCAAGTCATTGAAGCCCTTCTGGTTGGAACTCCGGCCATCGTCACGGAAGGAACCGCCATGGCGGAAAATATCAGAAAGTTCGGACACGGTTCCGTGGTGGCGCAAAAGGATACAGCAGAGTTGGCGTCTGCTATAGAAAGGTATTTTTGGGATTTCGACCCTGCAGTTTCTGCAGTCACACGCTCACGTATGATTCAGGCTCTCGGTCCTGAAGCTGTTGCCAAAAAACACTTGGAACTTTGCCGCAGCATTCTAAACAAGGCGCCACTCACTCCCGATAGGAACCACGCATAA
- the asnB gene encoding asparagine synthase (glutamine-hydrolyzing), which yields MCGIAGAYFYQSTARALKLATLRHRGPDSEGEWTSSSGRVWFGHTRLAIMDLSPTGAQPMLDPQTSNCIVFNGEIYNHLELRKLLTAKGENFRGTSDTETLLLAYQHWGESMLSRLKGMFAFAIYDAARDAIWLARDRFGIKPLYYHHSEYSCCFASEIRCLTSSIPGIKQPTQHTAAAYLQSGCCPHHTLLFPDIHEFPVASSQWIDKNGPDRFRKFWQPSLPLPRQSPPSRQEAAQEIRRLLDISVREHLNSDVPISTMLSGGIDSSIITALASRHMPGKINTFSVGFRETELDESAYAQMIADQYQTRHHHIILDENEVLKNVQEAIGVMDLPTVDAINTYIVVREVAKAGYKVVLSGLGGDELFGGYPQFLALPRLKYLAYAPRILTEFMILMGKARHLLRDIPVTADAAMFDLWWRRIWGSYLLQQCNLPTPHFQIDEPPDHFDEFTRISWVEIRHYMRDMLLRDCDQMSMSVSLELRVPYLDHKLVEYALSLPGTIKSAPGETKALLVESCRDLIPETIYDRPKMGFALPMDKWIRGPLNQFSMEGLQYAQHQLDLDPDKVNLLLDSFSKRKLHWSRLWALIVLGWYLHNSRKMPSILLR from the coding sequence ATGTGTGGGATAGCCGGGGCATATTTTTACCAATCCACAGCGCGAGCGCTTAAGTTGGCGACTTTGCGGCACCGCGGTCCTGATTCCGAAGGAGAATGGACTTCCTCCTCCGGCCGCGTCTGGTTCGGCCATACCCGCCTTGCAATTATGGACCTTTCTCCGACCGGCGCCCAGCCGATGCTCGACCCGCAAACAAGCAATTGCATTGTCTTCAACGGCGAAATCTATAATCATCTCGAATTGCGAAAGCTTTTGACCGCCAAGGGGGAAAACTTCAGGGGCACTAGCGATACGGAAACCCTTTTACTTGCCTACCAACATTGGGGTGAATCCATGCTGTCACGGCTCAAGGGAATGTTCGCCTTTGCCATTTACGACGCCGCGCGCGACGCAATCTGGCTGGCGCGCGACCGCTTTGGAATCAAGCCCCTTTACTATCATCATTCGGAATATTCCTGCTGTTTTGCTTCCGAAATACGCTGTTTGACCTCGTCCATCCCTGGGATAAAGCAGCCAACCCAACACACAGCAGCAGCCTATCTGCAATCCGGTTGCTGCCCCCACCATACCCTGCTTTTTCCGGATATTCATGAATTTCCAGTGGCCTCCAGCCAATGGATCGATAAAAACGGCCCGGATAGATTTCGGAAATTTTGGCAACCGTCACTGCCTCTCCCTCGACAATCTCCTCCATCCCGGCAGGAAGCCGCCCAGGAAATTCGTCGGCTTCTGGATATTTCCGTCCGTGAACACCTTAACTCCGACGTTCCAATCTCCACCATGTTGAGTGGCGGAATTGATTCTTCCATCATCACCGCGCTGGCTAGCCGGCACATGCCGGGCAAAATCAACACCTTTTCCGTCGGTTTTAGGGAGACCGAGTTGGATGAAAGCGCTTACGCGCAAATGATAGCGGATCAATATCAAACCCGTCATCATCATATCATTTTGGATGAAAATGAGGTGCTGAAAAATGTCCAGGAAGCGATTGGCGTAATGGATCTTCCAACCGTTGACGCCATTAATACCTATATCGTTGTACGCGAGGTTGCCAAAGCAGGCTATAAAGTTGTTCTCAGTGGATTGGGAGGGGACGAACTCTTTGGTGGCTATCCTCAATTCCTTGCGCTTCCACGCTTGAAATATTTGGCCTATGCCCCGCGGATTCTGACCGAATTCATGATCCTCATGGGCAAAGCCCGGCACCTCCTTCGCGACATACCGGTAACTGCGGATGCAGCCATGTTCGACCTTTGGTGGCGACGCATCTGGGGAAGTTATCTTCTGCAACAATGCAATCTGCCGACGCCGCATTTTCAAATAGATGAACCCCCGGATCATTTTGATGAGTTTACCCGCATCAGTTGGGTCGAAATCCGGCATTATATGCGGGATATGCTTTTACGGGACTGTGATCAAATGAGCATGTCGGTTTCGCTTGAATTGCGGGTTCCTTATCTGGACCACAAACTGGTGGAATACGCGCTCTCCCTGCCCGGAACAATCAAAAGTGCTCCTGGAGAAACAAAAGCCCTCTTGGTGGAGAGCTGCCGCGATCTTATTCCAGAAACAATCTATGACAGGCCCAAAATGGGTTTTGCATTGCCAATGGACAAATGGATCCGGGGCCCGCTCAATCAATTCAGCATGGAAGGACTGCAGTACGCACAACATCAACTTGACCTCGATCCGGACAAAGTTAATCTTCTCCTCGACAGCTTTTCCAAGCGAAAACTTCATTGGTCACGACTGTGGGCTTTGATCGTACTCGGTTGGTACCTGCATAACAGCCGGAAAATGCCATCAATCCTATTGCGATAG
- a CDS encoding acyltransferase, which produces MNLPYKACYRCHSLIHSFIFKPFQPLLLRLHGVEGADGCRLFGLPVIMRHPESKIIIGKNWTARSSFSSNSIGSIQPVLLSTTSAKSLLRIGNDVGMSGCTVSCQENIEIEDRVMIGSGVLLLDNDSHSLDPEERFSEIPNIRSLPIHIGRDAFIGARAILLKGTRIGARSIIQAGSVVSGNFPDDCIIGGNPAAILSRKQ; this is translated from the coding sequence ATGAATCTGCCCTATAAAGCCTGTTACCGTTGCCATTCCTTGATTCATTCGTTTATCTTTAAGCCTTTTCAACCCTTACTGCTAAGGCTGCATGGCGTTGAAGGCGCGGACGGATGCAGGCTTTTTGGCCTGCCGGTCATCATGCGGCATCCGGAAAGCAAAATCATCATTGGGAAAAATTGGACCGCCCGCAGCTCGTTTTCCTCCAATTCCATCGGCTCAATACAACCTGTCCTGCTCAGCACCACTTCTGCGAAATCGCTTCTACGCATCGGCAATGACGTTGGAATGAGCGGGTGTACCGTCTCTTGCCAGGAAAATATCGAGATCGAAGACCGCGTTATGATCGGTTCCGGAGTTTTATTGCTGGATAATGACAGCCACTCCCTGGATCCGGAGGAGCGCTTTTCCGAAATACCGAATATACGGTCATTGCCCATCCATATCGGCAGAGATGCCTTTATCGGAGCCAGAGCCATCTTGTTGAAAGGCACACGGATCGGCGCACGTTCCATTATCCAAGCTGGAAGCGTGGTTTCTGGGAATTTCCCTGACGATTGCATTATCGGCGGCAATCCGGCGGCAATCTTAAGCAGGAAACAATGA
- a CDS encoding MCP four helix bundle domain-containing protein, whose protein sequence is MKGKEQRIFVKTILIFTSVLIVGLIVSGVYQIHVIGRAMDAYESVVTSDVSVLNHLQSLTAYNADYHRYTGRLCTAILDGKQAEQTEHLLHLQGIKQNYNNEFNAVKGMLSDEKFRDCLKKLEKARAAYEDIREKLLELSREGRRSEVEKLRATQLIPTYEMGEACENDLGDLIEAGAKQNSDLKIHELKKDQIILSVLTFWPLIAVLLLFIIILGIGAWLWWYFPDEGGVIMRGSYRE, encoded by the coding sequence GTGAAGGGCAAAGAACAACGGATTTTTGTAAAAACCATCCTGATCTTTACCAGTGTTTTGATTGTGGGTTTGATCGTATCCGGGGTCTATCAAATTCATGTGATTGGAAGGGCCATGGACGCCTACGAAAGCGTGGTCACGTCGGACGTGTCCGTATTGAACCATCTTCAGTCACTGACCGCCTATAACGCAGATTATCACCGCTACACAGGCCGTCTGTGCACGGCCATCCTTGACGGCAAACAAGCGGAACAAACCGAACACCTGCTGCACCTGCAAGGGATCAAACAAAATTACAACAATGAATTTAATGCTGTTAAGGGCATGCTAAGTGATGAGAAATTCAGGGATTGTCTGAAGAAACTGGAAAAAGCCAGGGCAGCGTATGAAGACATCAGGGAAAAATTATTGGAGTTATCCAGGGAAGGCCGACGAAGTGAAGTGGAGAAACTTCGAGCAACACAACTGATTCCCACTTATGAAATGGGTGAGGCATGTGAAAACGATCTGGGCGATCTGATTGAAGCGGGTGCCAAACAAAACAGCGATCTGAAAATCCATGAACTCAAGAAGGATCAAATCATCCTGTCTGTTTTAACGTTTTGGCCGCTCATCGCGGTGTTGTTGCTGTTTATTATAATCCTGGGTATTGGCGCATGGTTGTGGTGGTATTTCCCTGATGAGGGAGGCGTGATTATGCGTGGTTCCTATCGGGAGTGA
- a CDS encoding oligosaccharide flippase family protein — MSLLQSFRDMLGRRHTVRSHLWQSLANYIQQGTALLLSVILSRILTPSDFGEFAYASANVLLCLLPVAWSLASLVVADGGHTPELTAQALRFGWWVVGAKAVLVLGLVAALFFTGHHLTAGLCLLIGLPESLREMNNVQRATLEGAGLFRQNFMCALLGGLFSLILMIPAARMGWGPYALVFPSFIALIVEYWIFLRVTKRSIFIKPGFPFEKKLFRNGFWLWINGLSETAYARVDKWFAGKIFGAEVLGFYNRAFNFAPLSHLFLNSLMTNPTVVALVRCENAKARRCLFFKTAFLLGLAGAANWIFYAVASKPVILLLFGRQWLGAVPYFQAFAPLSLCYSIAYLPAAVLMATKRFHILALVRVADVGLFLGCLLAMATGITPITLAILLQAYLVVQGLVSFWFCHDYFFEKKGHDGKV, encoded by the coding sequence TCTCTTCTTCAAAGTTTCCGTGACATGCTGGGACGCCGCCACACGGTGCGCTCCCACCTGTGGCAATCACTTGCCAACTACATCCAACAAGGGACGGCTTTGCTGCTTAGCGTGATATTGTCCCGGATTCTGACCCCGTCCGATTTTGGTGAATTTGCCTATGCTTCCGCCAATGTTTTGCTGTGCCTTCTGCCGGTTGCATGGAGCCTGGCTTCATTGGTCGTGGCGGATGGCGGGCATACGCCGGAACTCACCGCCCAGGCCCTGCGTTTCGGCTGGTGGGTGGTTGGCGCGAAGGCTGTGTTGGTGTTGGGGCTGGTGGCGGCCCTGTTTTTTACAGGGCATCATCTGACCGCCGGACTGTGCCTTTTAATCGGTTTGCCTGAATCACTGCGCGAGATGAACAATGTGCAAAGGGCCACATTGGAGGGGGCCGGGCTTTTTCGTCAAAACTTCATGTGCGCTTTACTGGGGGGGCTTTTTTCTCTGATATTGATGATACCCGCGGCCCGTATGGGTTGGGGGCCCTATGCGCTTGTATTTCCATCTTTTATCGCGTTGATCGTGGAATACTGGATTTTCCTTCGCGTGACAAAACGCAGCATTTTCATCAAACCGGGATTTCCGTTCGAAAAAAAATTATTCCGGAATGGATTTTGGCTTTGGATCAATGGCTTGTCGGAGACCGCATACGCGCGGGTGGACAAATGGTTTGCTGGAAAAATATTCGGGGCGGAAGTGTTGGGGTTTTACAACCGGGCCTTCAATTTTGCGCCGCTGAGCCATCTGTTTCTCAACTCGCTTATGACCAATCCGACTGTAGTCGCATTGGTCCGCTGTGAAAATGCAAAAGCAAGACGGTGCCTCTTTTTTAAAACCGCATTTTTGCTTGGATTGGCAGGGGCGGCGAATTGGATTTTTTATGCGGTTGCTTCAAAGCCCGTGATTTTGCTTTTGTTCGGGCGCCAATGGTTGGGGGCGGTGCCTTATTTCCAGGCATTTGCCCCGTTGAGCCTGTGTTACAGCATTGCTTATTTGCCAGCCGCAGTTTTAATGGCTACCAAGCGCTTCCATATTTTGGCGCTTGTTCGTGTGGCCGATGTCGGGTTGTTTTTGGGCTGTTTGCTGGCTATGGCTACAGGGATCACACCCATTACACTGGCAATCTTGTTGCAGGCCTATCTGGTTGTGCAGGGCTTGGTCAGTTTTTGGTTTTGCCATGATTATTTCTTTGAAAAGAAAGGGCATGATGGAAAAGTTTGA
- a CDS encoding glycosyltransferase: MKRLTIFRPPQSLRSGDDILAPLTAALLSQNGVRTEIHELWSEWWVRQLWFSHIPGRRTLFRFGPAHISLQTKKKIVAESNAIWLNGPSKPNDLNCDFEKWILKAGKFYIFHIQDDWFSIPGLKECASVRVRVASQIIVPTPGLKERILDLFPSSNVLVLEEPVDINRLYSDKYPLSQKIPVIIWSGSPYNLQEIPGFSEILQSVYKEHPFIFRVISGSKRPLFDLDIPWEWHPYDTLKENSLMSGASIALAPLTDSPYSRCKGCYKIKTYLAAGIPVIASAVGYQKELVQHGKTGFLANNANDWKEYFLELLGNYELSVRMGITARNVAVDKFSHKALIPLWAEALKKIGG; encoded by the coding sequence ATGAAACGTCTCACTATTTTCCGCCCCCCTCAGTCCCTTCGGTCGGGCGATGATATCCTTGCCCCGCTGACTGCGGCATTGCTTTCGCAAAACGGGGTCCGGACGGAAATCCATGAGTTATGGAGCGAATGGTGGGTCAGACAACTGTGGTTCTCGCACATACCTGGAAGGAGGACCCTCTTTCGCTTCGGACCTGCCCATATTTCCCTTCAAACCAAGAAAAAGATCGTTGCAGAATCGAATGCTATCTGGCTCAACGGTCCTTCAAAACCCAATGATTTAAATTGCGACTTCGAGAAATGGATTTTGAAAGCGGGAAAATTCTACATTTTTCATATCCAGGACGATTGGTTTTCAATTCCAGGATTAAAAGAATGCGCCTCGGTCCGGGTCCGCGTCGCCAGCCAAATCATAGTGCCAACCCCGGGATTGAAGGAACGGATACTGGACTTGTTCCCCTCATCCAATGTCCTGGTCCTGGAAGAGCCCGTGGACATAAATCGGCTGTATTCCGATAAATACCCGCTATCCCAAAAAATTCCCGTTATTATCTGGAGTGGCAGCCCATACAACCTCCAGGAAATTCCAGGATTCTCCGAAATTCTCCAATCTGTGTACAAAGAGCATCCGTTCATTTTCAGGGTCATTTCAGGCTCAAAAAGGCCCCTCTTTGATTTGGATATTCCATGGGAATGGCATCCCTATGATACCCTGAAGGAAAACTCCTTGATGTCCGGAGCCTCGATTGCCCTCGCTCCATTGACTGACAGCCCGTACAGCCGCTGCAAAGGGTGTTATAAAATTAAAACCTATCTTGCTGCGGGAATTCCCGTCATTGCATCCGCAGTAGGCTATCAAAAAGAACTGGTTCAACATGGCAAAACAGGCTTTCTCGCCAATAACGCCAATGACTGGAAGGAATACTTCCTAGAATTGCTCGGAAACTACGAACTTTCAGTCCGCATGGGCATTACAGCCAGAAACGTCGCGGTTGATAAATTTTCGCACAAGGCGCTTATCCCCCTCTGGGCTGAAGCATTGAAGAAAATCGGCGGCTAA
- a CDS encoding glycosyltransferase family 4 protein — MMEKFDVTVSVWNRYWSFPLIRGLVSDGYKVQALGTSRSKPASTSYLQNWPSAFLTQAMHRLPFGHDFFAGCAIEAYETFAARHVEGTRCFWGWGNHHLKAFERAKKLGIPVILECGSTHCDWGFQRLSAEYAKRGISLDQSLFMKLIPKMKAEYELADRICLPSSFTAKTFVESGIPESKLALNPYGADVEFWKQVERRGWPGKDRPFVFVCAAQLSLRKGVMYLLEAWKQLAGLNAELWLVGGIDREISGLLRDLPENVKILGYKSHTELRDLYAKCDVYVLPSLEEGMARSVLEAMAAGLPVIVTEETGLADVIKDGEGGWFVPSADSEVLAAQMRETYELGGDLPDIGILVRKKVEAFTWLEYGKRAAKWLHDFHI; from the coding sequence ATGATGGAAAAGTTTGATGTTACGGTTTCGGTTTGGAACCGATATTGGAGTTTCCCGCTGATCAGAGGTCTTGTAAGTGATGGTTATAAGGTCCAGGCCTTGGGAACGTCACGTTCCAAGCCAGCATCCACATCCTATTTACAGAACTGGCCGTCGGCTTTTTTGACCCAGGCCATGCATCGGTTGCCGTTTGGCCATGATTTTTTTGCCGGGTGTGCGATTGAGGCCTACGAAACATTTGCGGCCCGCCATGTGGAGGGTACCCGCTGTTTTTGGGGTTGGGGCAACCATCATCTCAAAGCTTTTGAAAGAGCCAAAAAATTGGGAATTCCCGTGATTTTGGAATGCGGCTCCACGCATTGCGACTGGGGGTTCCAGCGGCTTAGCGCCGAGTACGCAAAGCGCGGGATTTCCCTCGATCAATCGCTTTTCATGAAATTGATCCCGAAGATGAAGGCGGAATATGAGCTCGCGGACCGGATCTGTTTGCCCAGTTCCTTTACCGCGAAGACCTTTGTGGAAAGCGGCATCCCCGAATCCAAGCTCGCGCTGAATCCATACGGAGCGGACGTGGAATTTTGGAAACAGGTGGAACGGCGAGGCTGGCCTGGGAAAGACCGTCCGTTTGTTTTTGTGTGTGCCGCGCAACTCTCGCTACGCAAAGGGGTCATGTACCTGCTGGAAGCATGGAAGCAACTGGCCGGACTGAATGCCGAGCTTTGGCTGGTAGGTGGGATCGACCGTGAGATTTCGGGTTTGCTGCGAGATCTGCCGGAAAATGTAAAAATCCTGGGTTACAAGTCCCATACGGAATTGAGGGATTTGTATGCAAAATGTGATGTTTATGTTTTGCCATCGCTGGAGGAAGGCATGGCGCGCTCGGTTTTGGAGGCGATGGCGGCGGGGCTGCCTGTCATCGTGACGGAAGAAACGGGCCTGGCGGATGTCATTAAGGATGGTGAAGGAGGATGGTTTGTTCCGTCGGCAGATTCCGAAGTTTTGGCCGCCCAGATGCGGGAAACTTACGAGCTTGGGGGAGACTTGCCTGATATTGGTATTCTCGTCCGTAAAAAAGTGGAAGCTTTTACGTGGCTGGAGTATGGTAAGCGTGCGGCGAAATGGTTGCATGATTTCCACATTTGA
- a CDS encoding nucleotidyltransferase domain-containing protein, which yields MRSHWDCIGLDLEDDIIYSTCMKQTQESLSILDDATDQWIRDSGNRLAEVTGAKLVLLFGSLAYGVADADSDADFCCVVPNGTNLRKASRDAQMAFFRRRRPMDFYLIEESDFFAGKTILAREIKRSGIPVFSEKTGR from the coding sequence GTGCGTTCGCACTGGGACTGCATAGGCCTTGATCTTGAAGATGACATCATTTACAGTACATGTATGAAGCAGACCCAAGAATCTTTGAGCATCTTGGATGATGCAACGGATCAATGGATTCGAGATTCTGGAAATCGTTTGGCCGAAGTGACAGGTGCCAAATTGGTTCTGCTTTTTGGTTCGTTGGCGTATGGGGTGGCGGATGCGGATAGTGATGCCGATTTTTGTTGTGTGGTTCCAAATGGAACCAATCTCAGGAAAGCAAGCCGGGATGCCCAGATGGCGTTCTTCCGTCGGAGACGGCCCATGGATTTTTATCTGATTGAAGAATCGGATTTTTTTGCCGGGAAAACTATTCTTGCCCGTGAAATCAAACGCAGCGGCATTCCTGTTTTTTCTGAAAAAACCGGCAGATGA
- a CDS encoding glycosyltransferase family 4 protein, producing MDALCFLVFNSRRIDVLHLEHLQKNLNLIAGWLYKFLNPRGFLYIKLDASPHIMDNIIGSRPALKSRIKRWLLNYLMQHTINAISVESIQNFRLLKKRLENVAFKILHIPNGIDLHPEVALSKSQKWILTAGRLGPEQKATDVLLEAFRLMPANDWYLILAGPVEEAFQSHIDRYFEQNPHLKTRVKFLGNITSRSQLFEIYAQASIFCFPSRWEGFSHALMEAAYFANYIISTDIGGAEDILSATSYGKIAPKDDPRALSAILEQTIANWGNIHRDPLEIQKIVANHFSWEKVCRPLYETISTH from the coding sequence ATGGATGCGCTGTGTTTTCTTGTTTTTAACTCCAGAAGAATCGACGTCCTCCATCTCGAACATTTGCAAAAAAACTTGAATTTGATTGCCGGCTGGCTGTACAAATTTTTGAATCCAAGAGGCTTTCTTTATATTAAACTCGATGCCAGTCCTCATATCATGGACAATATCATCGGTTCCAGACCCGCGCTAAAGTCCCGCATAAAAAGATGGCTGTTAAATTATCTTATGCAGCATACCATCAATGCGATCAGCGTTGAATCGATCCAAAACTTCCGCCTTTTAAAAAAACGGTTAGAAAATGTTGCTTTCAAGATTCTGCACATCCCCAATGGTATTGATCTTCATCCGGAAGTAGCCCTTTCAAAAAGCCAAAAATGGATTCTGACAGCAGGCCGACTCGGGCCGGAACAAAAGGCAACGGATGTCCTGTTGGAAGCATTTAGGCTCATGCCCGCCAATGATTGGTATTTGATTCTGGCAGGACCGGTGGAAGAAGCATTTCAATCCCATATTGACCGTTATTTTGAACAAAATCCCCACTTGAAAACTCGCGTAAAATTTCTCGGAAATATCACCAGCAGGTCTCAACTCTTTGAAATTTACGCGCAGGCGTCCATTTTCTGCTTCCCCTCCCGCTGGGAAGGCTTCAGCCACGCCTTGATGGAAGCGGCCTATTTTGCAAATTACATTATTTCGACGGACATAGGCGGTGCTGAAGATATTTTATCGGCTACGTCTTATGGAAAAATCGCTCCGAAAGACGATCCCAGAGCCCTTTCCGCCATTCTGGAGCAAACAATTGCGAATTGGGGAAATATCCACCGTGATCCGCTCGAAATTCAAAAAATCGTCGCAAACCATTTTTCTTGGGAAAAAGTCTGCAGGCCACTATATGAAACAATATCCACCCATTAG